The Helianthus annuus cultivar XRQ/B chromosome 16, HanXRQr2.0-SUNRISE, whole genome shotgun sequence genome includes a window with the following:
- the LOC110904518 gene encoding glutamate--tRNA ligase, chloroplastic/mitochondrial, giving the protein MIKMATLAGIGCRTRITLPELFPQSRLVRPSLQTRKTTNTFISISYIPKRSFSISASISDISNGVNDRQVRVRFAPSPTGNLHVGGARTALFNYLYARSKGGKFVLRIEDTDLERSTKESEEAVLRDLSWLGLDWDEGPGIGGDYGPYRQSERNDLYKQYAEKLLQSGQVYRCFCSNEELEQMKEIAKEKNLPPVYSGKWATATDEEVQEELAKGTPFTYRFRVPKEGSLKINDLIRGEVSWNLDTLGDFVVMRSNGQPVYNFCVTVDDATMAITHVIRAEEHLPNTLRQALIYKALGFPMPSFAHVSLILAPDRSKLSKRHGATSVGQYREMGYLPQAIVNYLALLGWSDGTNDEFFTLEQMVEKFSIDRVNKSGAIFDAVKLRWMNGLHLKALPAEELLKSVGEQWRSAGILNESEGVFIQDAFKLLEGGMDLITDADKLLLDLLSYPLHATLSSSEGREILEDGLPAVASSLLAAYDSGELLGALEEGKSGWQKWVKAFGKSLKRKGKSLFMPLRVLLTGKLHGPDMGEGIVLIYRAGTSGIVAPQVGFVTLEQRLESLKQVDWEAFSKVEPATVASH; this is encoded by the exons ATGATAAAAATGGCGACTCTCGCCGGAATCGGCTGTCGGACTCGTATAACTCTCCCAGAACTCTTCCCACAATCAAGACTAGTCCGCCCATCCCTACAAACCCGCAAAACCACCAACACCTTCATCAGCATCTCCTACATCCCAAAACGATCGTTCTCAATATCCGCATCAATTTCCGACATTAGTAACGGCGTCAATGACCGTCAAGTCCGCGTTCGTTTTGCTCCGTCTCCCACCGGTAATCTTCACGTCGGTGGCGCCAGAACTGCTCTCTTCAACTACCTTTACGCTAG GTCAAAAGGGGGAAAGTTTGTGTTGAGGATAGAGGATACTGATTTGGAGAGATCAACTAAGGAATCTGAGGAAGCTGTGTTAAGAGATCTTTCTTGGCTAGGCCTTGATTGGGATGAAG GTCCTGGAATTGGTGGTGATTATGGTCCGTATAGGCAGTCGGAAAGGAATGATTTGTATAAACAGTATGCGGAGAAGCTTTTACAATCTGGGCAAGTTTATAGATGCTTTTGCTCAAATGAG GAACTCGAACAAATGAAAGAAATCGCAAAGGAAAAAAATTTACCTCCTGTGTATTCTGGAAAGTGGGCCACTGCTACTGATGAGGAAGTTCAAGAGGAGTTGGCAAAGGGAACCCCGTTTACCTACAGATTCCGCGTTCCTAAGGAAGGGAGTTTGAAAATCAATGACTTGATTAGAGGGGAG GTTAGCTGGAATCTAGACACACTTGGGGATTTTGTAGTTATGAGGAGTAACGGCCAACCAGTATATAATTTTTGCGTAACCGTTGATGATGCTACCATGGCTATTACACATGTtataag GGCAGAAGAGCACTTACCTAATACGTTGAGGCAAGCATTGATATATAAG GCTCTGGGGTTCCCGATGCCTTCTTTTGCACACGTTTCATTGATTCTTGCCCCTGATCGGAGCAAACTGTCGAAAAGACACGGTGCAACTTCAGTAGGGCAG TATAGGGAAATGGGCTATTTGCCTCAAGCGATTGTGAATTACCTAGCATTGTTGGGCTGGAGTGATGGGACTAATGACGAATTTTTTACACTGGAGCAGATGG TTGAAAAGTTCTCGATTGACCGCGTCAACAAAAGTGGAGCCATATTTGATGCAGTAAAATTGAG GTGGATGAATGGCCTGCATTTGAAAGCTCTTCCCGCAGAGGAGTTGTTAAAGTCCGTCGGTGAGCAATGGAGGAGTGCTGGCATCCTCAATGAATCAGAAGGGGTTTTCATACAA GATGCTTTTAAGCTCTTGGAGGGCGGGATGGACTTGATAACAGATGCTGATAAGTTACTTTTAGACTTGCTATCTTATCCTCTCCATGCTACTCTGTCAAG TTCTGAAGGTAGAGAAATCTTAGAAGACGGTCTTCCTGCGGTTGCATCGAGCTTGTTAGCTGCATATGACAGTGGTGAACTTTTAGGTGCACTTGAAGAAGGAAAATCCGGGTGGCAGAAGTGGGTGAAAGCCTTCGGGAAATCATTAAAACGCAAG GGAAAATCACTGTTCATGCCCCTGCGAGTTTTGCTGACCGGAAAACTTCATGGGCCTGACATGGGAGAGGGCATAGTTTTGATTTATAGAGCTGGGACTAGCGGCATTGTGGCCCCTCAAGTGGGGTTTGTGACATTGGAACAACGGCTCGAATCGTTGAAACAGGTTGACTGGGAAGCATTTAGCAAGGTGGAGCCTGCTACTGTTGCTTCTCACTGA